The following proteins come from a genomic window of Aquimarina sp. MAR_2010_214:
- a CDS encoding M36 family metallopeptidase: MKRGYSFVILLFLIGQTILAQNSNTLVRNHFGNIAKSTTSKASINDFSEWKITDEVPSLKAGITHVYVNQLYNGIPIVDGTYKLTVNNSKITYEIDQFIKGVKSKAISAKASTTEVSAINAVIRAHNLPSAKRLSKTTSKSSGNDVSIFMDSGITQDNEPIKVRQVYKLHNDQLILCWNVNLYEKNGHNWWNSYVDAATSKIIYEDNWVVKCTFKNTDHESHNHESVLFDAKPLVTVSEAPTTALAPDSYNVLAMPIESPTHGSRSVVTNPANTTASPYGWHDTNGSNGAEYTITRGNNVWAQDDSNGDNGTGASPDGGSSLDFNFPLNLNQAPSSYKDAAITNLFYWNNIIHDVFYQYGFNEASGNFQENNYGKGGSGSDSVNADAQDGGGINNANFATPGDGRNPRMQMYLFDKTNPGRDGDFDNGIIIHEYGHGISTRLVGGPSSNVLGGSEQMGEGWSDWFALMLTMKAGDVGTAGRGMGTYVYGQPVDGAGIRPTRYSTDKSINNSDYATITNSNISVPHGVGYVFATILWDMTWALIDQEGFDADIYNGTGGNNIAIKLVVEGLKNTANNPGFVSGRDGILQADKDLYNEKYKCLIWKAFAGRGVGKDANENNNGGSNGKNDQTVSFVNPCDGTDPGTGNCSGDVASFPFSESFETNLGQWAQATSGDDLDWTRKSGTTPSNGTGPSSAADGTYYLYVEASGNGTGFPNKKAILNSPCLNFSSLNTPSLTFQYHMEGSAINSLTVEARIDNTGNWTSVFSKNGAQGSNWNVANVDLAAYAGKASVQLRFSAVTGSGSSGWQSDIAIDNVSIKASGTDPNPPATYCASNGNSSTYEYIKNVKLGTIDNATNASANGYGDHTSLSTNLGANNTITITPGWPNTTYDEGYSVWIDYNQDGDFTDAGEQVFTQSATKTSPVSGSFTVPAGASSGATRMRVSMRYNTVPSSCGSFDYGEVEDYTVVVGTSLDTQSFDGGSSLMTETTNGTEFKISPNPLPKGKLLQVSIPGNKISNTSYSIINVIGQVVGQGKLNNNGLINLDRLEAGMYMLRIQNSERKEKDTIKRFIIE; the protein is encoded by the coding sequence ATGAAACGAGGTTACTCGTTTGTCATTCTATTATTTTTAATAGGGCAAACAATTCTTGCACAAAATTCGAACACACTTGTTCGAAATCACTTTGGTAATATTGCCAAAAGTACTACTTCAAAAGCTTCCATTAACGATTTTTCAGAATGGAAAATAACAGATGAGGTTCCTTCATTAAAAGCTGGTATAACACACGTATATGTCAATCAGCTTTATAATGGGATACCTATTGTAGATGGAACTTATAAACTAACGGTTAATAATAGTAAGATCACTTATGAAATTGATCAGTTCATCAAAGGAGTTAAATCAAAAGCAATTTCTGCTAAGGCATCTACTACAGAAGTTTCGGCAATAAATGCGGTGATACGAGCTCATAACTTGCCTTCTGCCAAAAGATTATCTAAGACAACGAGTAAATCTAGCGGAAATGATGTTTCTATATTTATGGATTCTGGAATTACACAGGATAATGAACCGATTAAAGTTCGACAAGTTTATAAATTACATAACGATCAACTAATACTTTGTTGGAATGTAAATTTATATGAGAAAAATGGACACAACTGGTGGAATAGTTATGTTGATGCAGCTACAAGTAAAATTATTTATGAAGATAATTGGGTAGTAAAATGTACTTTTAAAAATACTGATCATGAGTCACATAATCATGAATCTGTACTTTTTGATGCCAAGCCATTAGTAACAGTATCAGAGGCACCAACAACAGCTTTGGCCCCAGATTCTTATAATGTACTTGCTATGCCAATAGAGAGCCCAACACATGGTAGTCGTTCTGTAGTAACCAATCCTGCAAACACTACAGCATCTCCTTATGGTTGGCATGATACCAACGGAAGTAATGGAGCAGAATACACTATCACAAGAGGTAATAATGTATGGGCACAGGATGACAGTAATGGGGATAATGGTACAGGTGCTTCTCCTGATGGTGGATCAAGCCTTGATTTTAATTTCCCTTTAAATCTTAATCAAGCTCCTAGTAGTTACAAAGATGCGGCTATAACTAATTTATTTTACTGGAACAATATCATACATGATGTGTTCTATCAATATGGTTTTAATGAAGCTAGTGGGAATTTTCAGGAAAACAATTATGGTAAAGGAGGATCAGGAAGCGATTCTGTAAATGCAGATGCTCAAGATGGTGGCGGAATTAATAATGCCAACTTTGCTACTCCTGGGGATGGGAGAAACCCAAGAATGCAGATGTATCTTTTTGATAAAACCAACCCTGGAAGAGATGGAGATTTTGATAATGGAATAATTATTCATGAATATGGTCATGGTATTTCTACTCGATTAGTTGGAGGACCGTCTTCTAATGTTTTAGGAGGATCAGAACAGATGGGAGAAGGTTGGTCTGACTGGTTTGCGCTTATGTTAACAATGAAAGCAGGAGATGTAGGAACAGCCGGAAGAGGTATGGGAACTTATGTGTATGGACAGCCTGTTGATGGTGCAGGAATTAGACCTACAAGATATTCTACAGACAAGTCTATTAATAATTCTGATTATGCAACTATTACAAATAGTAATATTTCAGTACCACACGGAGTAGGATATGTTTTTGCAACTATTCTTTGGGATATGACTTGGGCATTAATAGATCAAGAAGGTTTTGATGCTGATATTTATAATGGTACTGGCGGAAATAATATTGCAATTAAACTTGTTGTAGAAGGACTGAAGAATACAGCAAATAATCCAGGATTTGTGTCTGGTAGAGACGGAATTCTTCAGGCAGATAAAGATTTATATAATGAAAAGTATAAGTGTTTAATCTGGAAAGCTTTTGCAGGGCGCGGAGTAGGAAAAGATGCTAATGAAAATAATAACGGAGGTAGCAATGGTAAAAATGATCAAACCGTTTCTTTTGTAAATCCATGTGATGGAACTGATCCGGGAACAGGTAATTGTTCTGGTGATGTAGCTTCATTCCCATTCTCAGAAAGTTTTGAAACTAATTTAGGACAATGGGCACAGGCAACATCAGGAGATGATTTAGACTGGACTAGAAAATCAGGAACTACTCCTTCTAATGGTACAGGACCTAGTAGTGCGGCAGATGGTACATATTATTTATATGTAGAAGCTTCTGGAAACGGAACTGGATTTCCTAACAAAAAAGCGATATTAAACTCTCCTTGTTTAAACTTTAGCAGTTTAAATACACCTTCACTAACTTTCCAGTATCATATGGAAGGTAGTGCTATAAACTCTTTAACTGTAGAAGCTAGAATAGATAATACAGGAAACTGGACAAGTGTATTTAGTAAAAATGGAGCACAAGGGAGCAATTGGAACGTAGCAAACGTAGATTTAGCTGCTTATGCAGGAAAAGCAAGCGTGCAATTACGATTTAGTGCGGTAACAGGTAGTGGTTCTAGTGGATGGCAAAGTGATATTGCTATCGATAATGTGAGCATAAAAGCATCTGGTACAGATCCTAATCCTCCAGCTACATATTGTGCTTCTAATGGTAACTCTTCTACTTATGAGTATATTAAAAATGTAAAGTTAGGAACCATAGATAATGCTACAAATGCATCTGCTAATGGGTATGGAGATCATACAAGTCTTTCTACTAATCTAGGAGCTAATAATACCATAACTATTACTCCCGGTTGGCCAAACACTACCTATGATGAAGGATATTCTGTATGGATTGATTATAATCAGGATGGAGACTTTACAGATGCAGGAGAGCAAGTATTTACGCAATCTGCTACAAAAACTTCTCCAGTTTCAGGAAGCTTTACTGTTCCTGCAGGAGCTTCTAGTGGAGCCACTAGAATGCGAGTGTCTATGAGATATAATACTGTCCCTAGCTCATGCGGAAGTTTTGATTATGGAGAAGTAGAAGATTATACAGTAGTTGTAGGAACAAGTCTTGATACGCAATCTTTTGATGGAGGAAGTAGCTTAATGACTGAAACTACAAATGGAACCGAATTTAAAATTTCACCAAATCCATTACCTAAAGGAAAATTACTTCAGGTATCGATTCCAGGTAACAAAATATCAAATACATCGTATTCGATCATAAATGTTATAGGACAAGTGGTTGGACAAGGAAAGCTTAATAATAATGGTTTAATTAATCTTGATCGTTTGGAGGCAGGTATGTATATGCTTAGAATCCAAAATTCTGAAAGGAAAGAAAAAGATACAATCAAACGTTTTATTATTGAATAA
- a CDS encoding bifunctional alpha/beta hydrolase/OsmC family protein → MSLSKVTFINAEGQSLSGRLELPADQHPHNFALFAHCFTCNKNLGAVRNISRGLTSQGFGVLRFDFTGLGESEGDFEDTNFSGNVEDLVAAAGFLAKEYKAPSLLIGHSLGGAASIFAAAKIDTIKAIATIGAPSNPKHVAHLLKSGLEEIQINGKATINLSGRDFTIKKQFLDDLETKSLPEVAKNLNKALLVMHSPQDTTVPIKNAEEIYLAAKHPKSFITLDGADHLLMRKEDSMYAGNVIAEWSSRYIEIPEEPKLKSQHHVVASLGNAEGYTTQMKVGNHYLIADEPESVGGHDFGPSPYEYVSAGLSACTAMTIKMYVARKGWDLQHVEVHTSYSKSHMVDCENCEDPTAKIDTFEREIKIEGNLDEKQITRILQIADKCPVHKTLHSETQVITTLV, encoded by the coding sequence ATGAGTCTTTCTAAAGTAACTTTTATCAATGCTGAAGGTCAATCACTATCTGGGCGTTTAGAGCTTCCTGCCGATCAGCATCCACATAATTTTGCATTATTTGCACATTGCTTTACTTGTAATAAGAATCTGGGAGCAGTACGAAATATAAGTAGAGGACTTACTTCTCAAGGATTTGGAGTATTGAGATTTGATTTTACCGGGCTTGGTGAAAGCGAAGGTGATTTTGAAGACACCAACTTTTCTGGTAATGTCGAAGATCTTGTAGCCGCAGCAGGTTTTTTAGCAAAAGAGTATAAAGCTCCTTCCCTACTTATTGGGCATTCTCTTGGTGGTGCTGCTTCAATATTTGCAGCAGCAAAAATTGATACTATTAAAGCAATTGCTACTATTGGAGCTCCTTCTAACCCAAAGCATGTTGCACATTTACTAAAAAGCGGTTTAGAAGAAATTCAAATAAATGGAAAAGCCACAATCAATCTAAGTGGGAGGGATTTTACGATAAAAAAACAGTTTTTGGATGATTTAGAAACCAAATCACTTCCTGAAGTTGCAAAAAACTTAAATAAAGCACTTTTGGTAATGCATTCTCCTCAGGACACTACTGTGCCTATAAAAAATGCTGAAGAGATTTATCTTGCAGCTAAGCATCCTAAAAGCTTTATAACGTTAGATGGTGCAGATCACTTACTGATGCGGAAAGAAGATTCTATGTATGCAGGAAATGTTATTGCAGAATGGTCTTCTCGATATATTGAGATTCCTGAAGAACCAAAACTTAAAAGTCAACACCATGTAGTTGCCAGTTTAGGAAATGCTGAAGGGTATACAACACAAATGAAAGTTGGAAATCATTATTTGATTGCTGATGAACCAGAAAGCGTAGGAGGTCATGATTTTGGGCCATCACCCTATGAGTATGTATCAGCTGGGTTATCTGCCTGTACAGCTATGACTATAAAAATGTATGTCGCCAGAAAAGGGTGGGATTTACAGCATGTAGAAGTACATACCAGCTATAGCAAATCTCATATGGTAGATTGCGAAAACTGTGAAGATCCCACAGCAAAAATCGATACGTTCGAAAGAGAAATCAAAATCGAAGGAAATCTTGATGAAAAACAAATTACCAGAATCTTACAGATTGCAGATAAATGTCCGGTTCATAAGACATTGCATAGCGAAACACAGGTAATTACTACTTTAGTTTAA
- a CDS encoding Gfo/Idh/MocA family protein — translation MSKIKIGIIGYGNWVKDAYIPALTYDGRADIVAISAKSDATITAIKSQFGNTVDVYSNYEDLLNSPSIDAVMIAVPDALHGKIVLAALDSDKAVFYEPPIGHTRALIPKVLDKLVNAPQITHADLELGLIPVISEAAKLIKNGAIGKPQNVGIDLRSNWGPEPDQDTTNINRLSTWYVHVLNILLNATPNRVLILDGYGTSGRRQSRSIGLFDYNGIWGELKVNIDSVDKLVITVEIIGSKGEIQIDILTGELKLRTKEKSLTEHFPALQPYADWPGMRESITHFLNAVESGNSSFANAHLVAELQAIGMASEESKDTGNWAIVKNLLR, via the coding sequence ATGTCTAAAATAAAAATCGGAATCATAGGGTACGGCAATTGGGTTAAAGATGCGTATATCCCTGCCCTAACATATGATGGAAGAGCAGATATTGTTGCCATTTCTGCAAAAAGTGATGCTACAATTACGGCGATCAAATCGCAATTTGGAAATACAGTTGATGTATACAGCAATTACGAAGACCTATTAAATTCTCCCTCGATAGATGCTGTAATGATTGCTGTTCCTGATGCATTACATGGCAAAATTGTATTGGCAGCATTAGATTCTGACAAAGCTGTTTTTTACGAACCCCCTATTGGGCATACCAGAGCTTTGATTCCTAAAGTATTAGACAAGTTAGTAAATGCTCCACAAATTACACATGCTGATTTAGAATTAGGGCTTATTCCTGTCATATCAGAAGCAGCTAAGCTCATAAAAAATGGAGCTATCGGAAAACCACAAAATGTAGGCATTGATTTAAGATCCAATTGGGGACCAGAACCGGATCAGGATACGACAAATATCAATCGCCTATCAACCTGGTACGTTCATGTTTTAAACATTTTACTTAATGCTACACCAAACCGTGTTCTTATTCTAGACGGCTACGGAACCAGTGGGAGAAGACAAAGTAGAAGTATCGGTTTATTTGATTATAATGGTATTTGGGGGGAACTAAAAGTTAATATAGATAGTGTAGATAAACTGGTAATTACAGTAGAGATTATTGGTAGTAAGGGAGAGATCCAAATAGATATTTTAACAGGCGAATTGAAACTAAGAACTAAAGAAAAATCTTTAACAGAACATTTCCCTGCATTGCAGCCCTATGCAGACTGGCCTGGAATGCGAGAATCAATAACTCATTTTTTAAATGCTGTAGAAAGTGGAAATTCAAGTTTTGCAAATGCCCATCTGGTTGCAGAATTACAAGCTATAGGTATGGCTTCTGAAGAGTCTAAAGATACAGGGAATTGGGCCATTGTAAAGAACCTGTTAAGGTAG
- a CDS encoding SemiSWEET family transporter, with protein sequence MNFLQSIPESIFEIIGFSIGFFVCIITAIQIIKEYKSKQSSSLSPGYVMGWLFVYSFWALYGLRFEAIALWTTNSLALFLQIGLCIIVFKKNKKNQHV encoded by the coding sequence ATGAACTTTTTACAATCTATACCAGAATCAATATTTGAAATTATCGGTTTTTCTATTGGCTTTTTTGTTTGCATCATAACTGCTATTCAAATCATTAAAGAATATAAATCAAAACAATCTAGTAGTCTTTCACCCGGTTATGTTATGGGTTGGCTATTTGTGTATTCATTTTGGGCCCTCTATGGACTTCGATTTGAAGCAATCGCTTTATGGACAACCAATAGTCTCGCATTATTCTTACAAATCGGTTTGTGTATAATAGTGTTTAAAAAGAATAAAAAAAATCAACATGTCTAA
- a CDS encoding sugar O-acetyltransferase, producing MTEKEKMLAGESYDTRDPELIKMYHNARKLMQVYNALDSTDTQGKKQTLSDLLEHIGDGAWIEPPFFCDYGAHISIGENTVINTNCMFIDDNTITIGKNGLIAPFVQIYTAKHPVKASDRIQNSGNAPFTTLTSPVKIGDNVWIGGNSVILPGVTIGNNVTIGAGSVVTKDIPDDTLAFGNPCAIIKTI from the coding sequence ATGACCGAAAAAGAAAAAATGCTGGCTGGTGAATCCTATGATACGAGAGATCCAGAATTAATCAAAATGTATCATAATGCCAGAAAATTAATGCAGGTATACAATGCTCTGGATTCTACAGATACTCAAGGTAAAAAACAAACATTATCGGATTTATTAGAACATATTGGAGATGGTGCATGGATCGAACCACCTTTTTTTTGCGATTATGGGGCGCATATTTCTATTGGAGAAAACACAGTTATAAATACCAATTGCATGTTTATCGATGATAATACAATAACCATTGGAAAAAACGGGCTAATTGCGCCTTTTGTTCAAATATATACGGCAAAACATCCTGTAAAAGCTTCTGATAGAATACAAAATTCTGGTAACGCCCCTTTTACTACATTAACGAGTCCTGTAAAAATTGGAGATAACGTATGGATAGGTGGAAACAGTGTTATATTACCAGGAGTTACCATCGGTAACAATGTTACTATAGGAGCAGGTTCTGTAGTAACCAAGGATATTCCTGATGATACATTAGCCTTCGGAAATCCATGTGCAATAATAAAAACTATATAA
- a CDS encoding Crp/Fnr family transcriptional regulator codes for MEKIISSIKSMYAVSDASIASLTSKMTELHLPKKHILIKSGVVDKNYYFIEKGLTRSYCIIDGEEATTWFSKEGELAFSMLSCYENKPGFEYVDLLEDSIIYAIPVHKLNLLYETNIEIANWSRIAHQKAFLDLELRHIALATQSAKERYDTFTQEKSDLFKRVKLGYIASFLGVTQVTLSRLRAKQHFLT; via the coding sequence GTGGAAAAAATTATATCTAGTATAAAAAGTATGTATGCTGTAAGTGATGCCTCTATAGCATCCTTAACAAGTAAGATGACAGAACTACATCTTCCTAAAAAACATATACTCATTAAAAGTGGAGTTGTAGACAAGAATTATTATTTCATAGAAAAAGGATTGACTCGTTCTTATTGTATTATTGATGGAGAAGAAGCTACTACCTGGTTTAGTAAAGAAGGGGAATTAGCATTTTCTATGCTAAGTTGTTATGAAAATAAACCTGGATTCGAATATGTAGACTTATTAGAAGATTCTATTATATATGCTATTCCTGTACATAAATTAAACTTATTATATGAAACTAATATTGAAATTGCAAATTGGTCCAGAATAGCACATCAAAAAGCTTTTCTTGATCTCGAATTACGTCATATTGCACTAGCTACACAATCTGCCAAAGAACGTTACGATACTTTTACTCAAGAGAAATCTGATTTGTTTAAACGTGTAAAATTAGGGTATATCGCTTCTTTTTTGGGAGTTACTCAAGTTACTTTAAGTAGATTAAGAGCAAAACAACATTTTTTAACATAG
- a CDS encoding serine hydrolase, translated as MRHSISKSVLILLLPLMTSFFLSCSSDDESVDKVVQVTDTETLSKRLEQILDESDFPGFTVGIAKNGNPSFQQSYGYKDISSNSLYDNQTLQPIGSISKTFIGVATVKAIELGLFTLETPINDILDQPIVNPKNNTVDIKVKHLVSHTSGLVDTEEAYVTSYYILPNENVNTTGGQLLVNEGIIQRQSKSLKEFIEAYYYESGDYYSADNFSNNAPGTNEQYSNIASSLMAYLIEKASSISYREFVQENIFKPLKMFNTTFSYQEPLNHFATLYRDVNTPLPFYDLESYPDGSVKISNQDMMKYIMNMIKGRRGESTTLFSKASYELLFSEVIPSSSHTIFWDLENNGDLGHDGGDYGLTTELSFNGSHNSGFFILTNYDTSDDAHERYYAETAIKIKKAIISYINL; from the coding sequence ATGAGACATAGTATTTCTAAAAGTGTTTTAATTCTGTTGCTTCCATTAATGACTTCTTTTTTTTTAAGTTGTTCAAGTGATGATGAATCGGTGGATAAAGTTGTTCAGGTTACTGATACCGAAACATTATCAAAAAGACTAGAACAAATTCTTGATGAATCTGATTTCCCCGGATTTACAGTAGGTATTGCCAAAAATGGAAATCCGAGTTTTCAACAAAGTTATGGGTACAAAGATATTTCAAGTAACTCCCTTTATGACAATCAAACCTTACAACCCATTGGTTCTATAAGTAAAACATTTATCGGAGTGGCTACGGTCAAAGCTATTGAACTTGGTCTTTTCACCTTAGAAACTCCCATTAATGATATTTTAGACCAACCAATTGTTAATCCCAAAAATAATACTGTGGATATTAAGGTAAAGCATTTGGTTTCCCATACATCAGGTCTGGTAGATACTGAAGAAGCCTATGTGACATCTTACTACATATTGCCAAATGAAAACGTGAACACTACAGGAGGACAGCTGTTAGTAAATGAAGGTATAATTCAACGTCAATCAAAAAGCTTGAAAGAATTTATTGAAGCTTATTATTATGAAAGTGGGGATTATTATAGTGCAGATAATTTTTCCAATAATGCTCCAGGGACAAATGAGCAGTATTCAAACATTGCAAGTTCGCTAATGGCATACTTGATTGAAAAGGCCTCATCCATATCCTATAGGGAATTTGTTCAAGAGAATATTTTCAAACCATTAAAAATGTTCAATACTACCTTTTCTTATCAAGAACCATTAAATCATTTTGCCACCCTGTATAGAGATGTCAATACTCCATTACCATTTTATGATTTGGAGTCATACCCTGACGGAAGTGTAAAAATATCCAATCAAGATATGATGAAATACATAATGAATATGATCAAAGGAAGACGAGGAGAATCCACCACTCTATTTAGTAAAGCATCATATGAATTACTATTTTCAGAAGTTATACCCTCTTCTTCTCATACTATATTTTGGGATTTAGAAAACAATGGTGATTTGGGTCATGATGGTGGCGACTACGGATTGACAACAGAACTTTCTTTTAATGGAAGCCATAATTCTGGTTTTTTTATTCTAACCAATTATGACACCAGTGATGATGCTCACGAGCGTTATTATGCTGAAACTGCAATTAAGATTAAAAAAGCTATTATCAGCTATATAAATCTTTAA
- a CDS encoding AraC family transcriptional regulator: protein MTITILDFVVISSSALGYFISINLLTSHLYRNKANKYLSTSLFLINSIMLLGRYDPNGGILEFLKDLMWEFLFPVTLFIYFLIQLNHSYLKKKWRNWLYLPFFATSIIDIFFDLDFVFKMYSLPFSENNSTIQFFYITEEISSFFYSIILIIWSRNLIENSSSISKEKKKWLLRFNLFLIFAHVIWFMQVLEDIYLDSEYSLNLLWFLISILSWWILYYGIFKLQIVIQRDEIHEHLKLNNLKKTELKEKKTITSTSTKVMNQFYSLMEDEELYKNPLLSRLDLANQLGISESYLSQIINQETKKSIIQLVNEYRIESAKNQLREPALYKYSVEAIGIESGFKSKSAFYNVFKTLVGTSPGEYRKQ, encoded by the coding sequence ATGACTATTACAATTTTAGATTTTGTAGTTATCTCAAGTTCTGCATTAGGGTATTTTATTAGTATTAATCTTTTAACATCTCACTTATATAGGAATAAAGCTAATAAATACCTTTCAACATCATTATTCTTGATAAACAGCATTATGTTATTGGGGAGGTATGATCCTAATGGAGGTATTCTTGAATTTTTAAAAGATTTAATGTGGGAATTTTTGTTTCCTGTAACTTTATTTATCTATTTTTTAATACAACTAAACCACTCATATCTTAAAAAGAAATGGCGTAACTGGCTTTATTTGCCATTTTTCGCAACTTCAATTATAGATATATTTTTTGATTTAGATTTTGTTTTCAAAATGTATAGTCTTCCATTTTCAGAAAACAACTCTACCATTCAGTTTTTCTATATTACAGAGGAGATATCATCTTTTTTTTATAGTATCATATTGATAATCTGGAGTAGAAACCTTATTGAAAACTCTAGCTCTATCTCAAAGGAGAAAAAAAAATGGTTATTAAGGTTCAACCTATTTTTAATTTTTGCTCATGTCATTTGGTTTATGCAAGTGCTCGAAGATATTTATTTAGATTCAGAATATTCTCTTAATCTCTTATGGTTTCTGATTTCTATTTTATCATGGTGGATTTTGTATTATGGTATATTTAAACTTCAAATTGTAATTCAAAGAGATGAAATCCATGAACATTTAAAGTTAAATAACTTAAAAAAAACAGAATTAAAAGAAAAGAAAACAATAACCTCTACCTCTACAAAAGTGATGAATCAATTCTATAGCCTTATGGAAGATGAGGAATTATACAAAAATCCATTATTAAGCCGATTAGATTTAGCCAATCAATTAGGAATAAGTGAGAGTTACTTATCTCAAATTATAAATCAAGAAACCAAAAAAAGTATTATTCAACTTGTAAATGAATATAGGATTGAATCTGCAAAGAATCAATTAAGAGAGCCTGCGTTGTATAAATATTCTGTTGAAGCAATTGGTATAGAGTCTGGTTTCAAATCAAAAAGTGCATTTTATAATGTATTTAAAACCTTGGTAGGAACCTCTCCGGGAGAATATCGTAAACAATAG
- a CDS encoding cysteine hydrolase family protein, whose protein sequence is MSILKDNNPALLLIDIQKGFENIAYWGGERNNPDAETNMEKLLAFWRAHHLPVFHIKHCSTTPASPLAKGNVGNDFMDFNTPLAHEPIIEKDVNSAFIGTNLKEQLEQKNIDTLVIIGLTTDHCVSTTTRMAGNFGFETYLIEDAVATFNKIGTNGQEYSAQLIHDTAIASLKDEFATIVATETLLNALS, encoded by the coding sequence ATGAGTATTTTAAAAGATAACAATCCGGCATTATTACTAATAGATATTCAAAAAGGATTTGAAAACATAGCATATTGGGGTGGAGAACGTAACAATCCTGATGCCGAAACCAATATGGAAAAACTTCTGGCATTTTGGAGAGCACATCATCTCCCAGTGTTTCATATCAAACATTGTTCTACTACTCCTGCTTCTCCCTTGGCCAAAGGTAATGTAGGTAATGATTTTATGGATTTTAATACTCCGCTAGCACATGAACCCATTATCGAAAAAGATGTGAACAGTGCTTTTATAGGAACCAATCTTAAAGAGCAATTAGAACAAAAAAATATAGATACTCTGGTTATTATAGGATTAACCACAGATCATTGTGTATCTACCACTACCAGAATGGCTGGTAATTTTGGGTTTGAGACCTATTTGATAGAAGATGCTGTTGCCACTTTTAATAAGATCGGTACTAATGGTCAAGAGTATAGTGCTCAATTAATCCATGATACGGCGATAGCAAGCCTAAAAGATGAATTTGCTACAATTGTAGCTACAGAAACACTTCTTAATGCTTTGAGTTAA
- a CDS encoding DUF2490 domain-containing protein, with protein MNTKNFFLFLVLLSTIKFSNAQDNGENEFGAWYMYFGTNRVSDKLSIHSEAQFRFYEVASSFNQLLLRTGLNYHISDKAIATMGYGFINTDGTFEDTPGEENTNEHRIFEQFILKNTVGKFKFEHRYRLEQRFISSQNDDFTEHRARYRLQLTYPINQKWFLNAYDEVFINLQEPIFGQNRLYGAIGYHVKSNFSIQLGYLKNHFTGTNFDRLQLGVIYNTDFRKKEKN; from the coding sequence ATGAACACAAAAAACTTCTTTCTCTTTTTAGTATTACTTTCTACAATTAAATTTTCTAATGCTCAGGATAATGGTGAAAACGAATTCGGAGCCTGGTATATGTATTTCGGGACAAATCGTGTAAGTGATAAACTTAGTATTCATTCTGAAGCGCAGTTTCGGTTTTATGAAGTTGCTTCGAGTTTTAATCAATTACTACTAAGAACAGGGTTAAATTACCATATTAGTGATAAAGCGATAGCCACTATGGGGTATGGTTTTATTAATACCGATGGTACATTTGAAGATACTCCTGGTGAAGAAAACACAAATGAGCATCGAATCTTTGAGCAGTTTATTTTGAAAAATACTGTAGGAAAATTTAAATTCGAGCATCGATACCGTCTCGAACAACGATTTATCAGTTCCCAAAATGATGATTTCACCGAGCATAGAGCACGATATCGTTTACAACTCACGTATCCTATTAATCAAAAATGGTTTCTAAATGCCTATGATGAAGTATTTATCAATCTACAAGAACCCATTTTTGGTCAAAACAGATTATACGGTGCTATAGGGTATCATGTGAAATCTAATTTTAGCATACAGCTGGGATATCTCAAAAATCATTTTACAGGAACTAACTTTGATCGACTACAGTTAGGAGTGATTTATAATACCGACTTTAGAAAAAAGGAAAAGAACTAA